The Streptomyces sp. DG1A-41 genomic sequence GGAGAGCAGGGCGCGGGCGAGCGACGAAGTGGCGGCTGAGCCCGGACGGCGGCAGGGCGCCGACCCGGGGCCGACGGCGCCCTGGCTGCGCCCGGAGAACAGGGCACGGGCGAGCGGCGATTTCGTAGGGCGACGACGCGAGCAACGGGCGACGTAACGGGGCAGCCCCCGGGGGAAACGCGAGGCAGGGCGGCGTGCCGGCTGCGCCCGGACGGCAGGGCGCCCACCCGGAGGCCGACGGCGCCGCGGCTGCGCCCGGAGAACAGGGCACGGGCGAGCGGCGATTTCGTAGGGCGACGACGCGAGCAACGGGCGACGTAACGGGGCAGCCCCCGGGGGAAACGCGAGGCAGGGCGGCGTGCCGGCTGCGCCCGGAGGGTCGAGGCCCGGGCATCCCGCCCACCATGGCCTTCGTCCCCGGGCAGCGGCGCGAGCAGCGCGTGGCCTGACGGGCACCCCGGGGGCCCGAGAGTAGGCGGCGTCGGCCGTCGGCCGGTGGCAACCCGGCCGGCAGGGCGAAAGCGGTCGGCGTCGGCCGGGGCAGGATAGGTCGGTAGGGCCAGCCCGGCGGGGCCGGGGTGTCCGGGCATCCGGGGCGTCCGGGACTCCAGGGCTCCAGGGCTCCAGGGCTCCAGGGCTCCAGGGCTCCAGGGCTCCAGGGCTCCAGGGCTCCAGGGCTCCAGTACGGAACCTCAGCGGTGCTGGCCGTAGCCGCGCAGTTGTTCCTGGACCTCCGCCAGTTGCTCCCGGGACAGCAGGCTCGGGGAGAGGCCCGGTACCGATGTGGCGGTCAGCCACAGGCGGCACATCCACTCCAGCTGGGCGGTTCGGTCGTAGGCCTGGTCCAGGGACGCGCCGTGGGTGATGGTGCCGTGGTTTTGGAGGAGGCAGCCGGAGCGGTCGGCGAGGGCGCGGAGCATGTTTTCGGCCAACTCGTCGGTGCCGTACGTGGCATACGGGGCAACTCGGACGGGTCCGCCGAGCGCGGCGGCCATGTAATGGATCAGCGGCAGCTCGCTCACGAGCGTCGAGACGGCCGTCGCGTGCACGGCGTGGGTGTGGACGACGGCACGGGCGCCGGTCGTGCGGTAGACCGCGAGGTGCATGGGCAGCTCGCTGGTCGGGACGAGCGTGCCGAGGACCTGCCGGCCGTCGAGGCCGACGCCGGTCACGTCGTCCGGCGCCAGCCGGTCGTAGGGGACGCCCGACGGCGTGACCAGGACCGTGTCCCCGACACGCACCGAGACGTTCCCGGACGTGCCGACGACGAGTCCGTCGGAGACGGTCCGGCGGGCCGTCGTGACGAGTTCCTCCCAGGCGCGCGCCTCCTCGGGGCGCACACCCCTCCGCCGAGACTCCCCCACATCCTGTCCGTCGCCCCGGGCGCCCCCCGCGCCCCGCCCGTCGCCTCGCTGCTCAACCATGCGGCGATCCTGCCAGGCACACCCCCAACGCGCCGCCGGGCGGGGGCACTTTAGGCCGGAAGCCAAGCATCCGTAAGGGCGCATATCC encodes the following:
- a CDS encoding class II aldolase/adducin family protein → MVEQRGDGRGAGGARGDGQDVGESRRRGVRPEEARAWEELVTTARRTVSDGLVVGTSGNVSVRVGDTVLVTPSGVPYDRLAPDDVTGVGLDGRQVLGTLVPTSELPMHLAVYRTTGARAVVHTHAVHATAVSTLVSELPLIHYMAAALGGPVRVAPYATYGTDELAENMLRALADRSGCLLQNHGTITHGASLDQAYDRTAQLEWMCRLWLTATSVPGLSPSLLSREQLAEVQEQLRGYGQHR